From the Blastocatellia bacterium genome, the window AAAGCTAATCTCATCTGTTTATCATAAAGTTAAATTTTCTTAATAAAATTTTAAAGTTTTGAAAGGAACGCTTTTTTAGGTATGAAGAAAATTATTTTTTGTTTGCTATTAATGACTGTCTTTATAGGTTGTGCTAATAATGCTCAACAAAATACTGCAAAAACAGAAGCTCCTAAAACAGAAGCTGTTAAACCAACAGAAGAAAAACCAACTCAAGTTGCAGAAAACACAGAAGTAATTAAACGCGGCACACCTCTAAATAATGCTACAACAGTGACCGTTTCACAAATATTAGAAAATCCTAAAAACTATGAAAATAAACCTGTTACGGTTGAAGGGCAAATTGCCCGCGTTTGCCAAGCAAAAGGCTGTTGGATGGAATTAACAGAAAAAGAAGGCGATCCAGGACTAAGAATTTCCTTTAAGGATTATGGTTTCTTTGTTCCAACAGATTCCCAAGGTAAAAAAGTTAAAGCCGAAGGTGCATTAGAATTAAAAGTAGTTAAAAAAGATGAAGCAGAACATTACATTGCTGAAGGTTCTAAAATGAAGCAAAACCCAGATGGAT encodes:
- a CDS encoding DUF4920 domain-containing protein, yielding MKKIIFCLLLMTVFIGCANNAQQNTAKTEAPKTEAVKPTEEKPTQVAENTEVIKRGTPLNNATTVTVSQILENPKNYENKPVTVEGQIARVCQAKGCWMELTEKEGDPGLRISFKDYGFFVPTDSQGKKVKAEGALELKVVKKDEAEHYIAEGSKMKQNPDGSANIVNLVASGVEIYPSK